A stretch of Hominilimicola fabiformis DNA encodes these proteins:
- a CDS encoding DUF6710 family protein: MIFKRKRKEEQNIINCANLQYRKAVDTADLYMKSKEYTITEKQILLDYMIDIIKRDIQSEYIADLFYHDEAKTMRMPMFPEIYYDKDGKEHELKFSENQEISLKEKCVITFPWERKRMSDNIINIVKNGFKNYPINHDVYYYKELNICQVLNGNHSIATGIYTQKGTVLAKVIDMKPLFENIETDGEYFYNIYNGVRIREVQDFRVAVIFEIAKMKDKLENEMEP, translated from the coding sequence ATGATATTTAAGCGGAAAAGAAAAGAAGAACAAAATATTATAAATTGTGCAAATCTTCAATATAGGAAAGCGGTTGATACAGCAGACTTATATATGAAATCTAAGGAATATACTATTACTGAAAAGCAAATTTTGCTTGACTATATGATAGACATTATCAAAAGAGATATTCAAAGTGAATATATTGCAGATTTATTTTATCATGATGAAGCTAAAACAATGAGAATGCCAATGTTCCCTGAGATATATTATGACAAAGACGGCAAAGAACACGAACTTAAATTTTCAGAAAATCAAGAAATTTCTTTGAAAGAGAAGTGTGTAATAACATTTCCTTGGGAACGCAAGAGAATGAGCGATAATATAATTAATATAGTGAAAAACGGATTTAAAAATTATCCTATTAATCACGATGTATATTATTATAAAGAACTAAACATATGTCAAGTGCTGAATGGCAATCATTCTATTGCTACCGGAATATATACTCAAAAAGGAACGGTTTTAGCAAAAGTGATAGATATGAAGCCTTTGTTTGAAAATATAGAAACAGACGGTGAATATTTTTATAATATCTACAATGGTGTAAGAATAAGAGAGGTGCAAGATTTTCGTGTTGCCGTTATATTTGAAATAGCAAAAATGAAAGATAAATTAGAAAATGAAATGGAGCCGTAA